The Paraburkholderia acidisoli genome contains a region encoding:
- the recQ gene encoding DNA helicase RecQ, giving the protein MSRSLEILNEVFGYPAFRGQQAEIVEHVAGGGDSLVLMPTGGGKSLCYQIPALVRHEAGQGAGIVVSPLIALMQDQVAALTEVGVRAAYLNSTLSGAEAAATERALREGNLDLLYVAPERLMTPRFLDLLERTHIGLFAIDEAHCVSQWGHDFRPEYIKLSVLHERFPNVPRIALTATADDITRDEIVHRLALDDARIFVSSFDRPNIRYRIVEKDNARTQLLDFIRAEHTRADGTTDAGVVYCLSRRKVEETAEWLKAQGVRALPYHAGMEFEVRQNHQEIFQREEGVVMCATIAFGMGIDKPDVRFVAHLDLPKSVEGYYQETGRAGRDGLAANAWMAYGLGDVVQQRKMIDESDADEAHKRVQTGKLDSLLGLCEAASCRRVRLLAYFGEASQPCGNCDTCLEPPATWDATQEARMALSCVFRAQRASGFHFGAGHLIDILRGNRNEKILQRGHEKISTFGIGAALSEPEWRAIFRQLVAFGYLTVDHDGFGSLVLTEASKPVLKGEQQVTMRRYVKPTRTRASSGRTSERADPTLGMSPRQRSRWERLRLWRSETAKSEGVPAYVIFHDATLAEIARNGPDSVDELRDIPGIGARKLERFGEELVEVVGDE; this is encoded by the coding sequence ATGTCCCGCTCCCTCGAAATCCTCAACGAAGTCTTCGGTTATCCCGCGTTCAGAGGGCAGCAAGCCGAGATCGTCGAGCACGTCGCGGGCGGCGGCGATTCGCTGGTGCTCATGCCCACCGGCGGCGGCAAGTCGCTCTGTTACCAGATTCCGGCGCTGGTGCGCCACGAGGCCGGGCAGGGCGCGGGCATCGTCGTGTCCCCGCTCATCGCGCTCATGCAGGATCAGGTCGCGGCGCTCACCGAAGTGGGCGTGCGTGCCGCTTATCTCAATTCCACGCTGAGCGGCGCCGAGGCGGCCGCCACCGAGCGCGCGCTGCGCGAGGGCAATCTCGATCTACTCTATGTCGCGCCCGAGCGTCTGATGACGCCGCGCTTTCTCGATCTGCTCGAGCGCACGCATATCGGCTTGTTCGCGATCGACGAGGCCCACTGCGTCTCGCAATGGGGGCACGATTTCCGCCCGGAGTACATCAAGCTCTCGGTGCTGCACGAGCGTTTCCCGAACGTGCCGCGCATCGCGCTCACGGCCACCGCCGACGACATCACGCGCGACGAGATCGTTCACCGTCTCGCGCTCGACGACGCGCGCATCTTCGTCTCGAGCTTCGACCGCCCGAACATCCGCTATCGCATCGTCGAAAAAGACAATGCGCGCACCCAGTTGCTCGATTTCATCCGCGCCGAACACACGCGCGCCGACGGCACCACCGACGCCGGCGTGGTCTATTGCCTGTCGCGCCGCAAGGTCGAGGAAACGGCGGAATGGCTCAAGGCGCAGGGTGTGCGCGCGCTGCCGTATCACGCCGGCATGGAATTCGAGGTGCGGCAGAATCATCAGGAAATTTTCCAGCGCGAGGAAGGCGTGGTGATGTGCGCGACCATCGCGTTCGGCATGGGCATCGACAAACCGGACGTGCGCTTCGTCGCGCATCTGGATTTGCCGAAAAGCGTGGAAGGCTATTACCAGGAAACCGGGCGCGCTGGCCGCGACGGGCTGGCGGCCAATGCGTGGATGGCCTACGGTCTCGGCGACGTGGTGCAGCAGCGCAAGATGATCGACGAATCCGACGCCGACGAGGCGCACAAGCGCGTGCAAACCGGCAAGCTCGACTCGCTGCTCGGGCTGTGCGAGGCGGCGTCGTGCCGGCGCGTGCGCCTGCTCGCCTACTTCGGCGAGGCGAGCCAGCCGTGCGGCAATTGCGACACGTGCCTCGAGCCGCCCGCCACCTGGGACGCCACCCAGGAAGCGCGCATGGCGCTGTCGTGCGTGTTCCGGGCGCAGCGTGCAAGCGGTTTTCACTTCGGCGCGGGGCATCTGATCGACATTCTGCGCGGCAATCGCAACGAGAAGATCCTGCAGCGCGGCCACGAGAAGATTTCCACTTTCGGCATTGGCGCGGCGCTTTCGGAGCCCGAGTGGCGCGCGATCTTCCGTCAGCTCGTGGCGTTCGGCTATCTCACCGTCGACCACGACGGCTTCGGCTCGCTCGTGCTCACCGAGGCGAGCAAGCCGGTGTTGAAGGGCGAGCAGCAGGTCACGATGCGGCGCTATGTGAAGCCCACGCGCACCCGCGCGTCGTCGGGCCGCACCAGCGAGCGCGCCGATCCGACCCTCGGCATGAGCCCGCGTCAGCGGTCGCGCTGGGAGCGGCTGCGGTTGTGGCGCTCGGAAACGGCCAAGAGCGAGGGCGTGCCGGCCTACGTGATCTTCCACGACGCCACGCTGGCGGAAATTGCCCGTAACGGCCCCGACTCGGTCGATGAACTGCGCGACATCCCGGGCATCGGCGCGCGCAAGCTCGAGCGCTTCGGCGAAGAGCTCGTCGAAGTCGTCGGCGACGAATAA
- a CDS encoding patatin-like phospholipase family protein, which produces MFRSAVLFVTALMAICAVAQTPASTSSTTTRDAPTSAQVARPRICLALSGGGARGYAHLGVLKELEALHVPVDCIAGTSMGAVVGALYASGMTADEIERALADRNLGDIAFDRDARSALPESSREDELMYPIGVPMGFGGGKVKFPNGLVQGNQFMALLRTLTGRYPADIDFDRLPIAFRAVATDLESGERVVLHNGSLPLAVRASMAVPGLFAPVKLGERTLIDGGTSSNLPIDVAREMGADVVIAVDIGTQLKRADQLDSMAAVTSQMVRLMMMRNVIAQKASLRAGDILLEPALGKLSFTDFSVIQPAVLAGQEAAVQQRGRLGALSLDAGQYAAWRAGLPHDAALPVDTRIARIEVTTGSGLSGRHVEKALKLKPGDVYDAAAVENALNELARRDGLESVTQTLTGPPGERVLQVQANEKSWGPNFLLFGLGLSTNFDGDGAFSLQIGHRLPWITQSGLSWRNDVVLGSRVLGMRTELRQPVFGEVFLAPYASIRRSDLNLYDDNNAKERPLLIYTQQDMRVGLDLGVPLGNRGEGRVGIARVHTSYQARSSILTATQDANGDASVTTRSLSLGSTSQTVANASVKIDQLDDAVFPRHGFHLNTLVSMGLGNSQASYDIAYGRALWAGSAGAFSMNAALEAGGPFAGNRNSSWQFGLGGFQHLSAYSQDQFSGPYILYGRLTGLAQISRDGAGPLRGVFAGVSLESGNVWETSRQFARGPWLSSGSVFLGAVTAIGPVYFGVAAAGGGVHNVYFQLGNRF; this is translated from the coding sequence ATGTTTCGGAGTGCTGTGTTGTTCGTGACGGCGCTCATGGCGATTTGCGCCGTCGCGCAGACGCCAGCTTCCACATCCTCGACTACCACGCGCGACGCGCCCACCTCCGCGCAGGTCGCCCGGCCGCGCATCTGCCTTGCGCTCTCTGGCGGCGGCGCGCGCGGCTATGCGCATCTCGGCGTGCTCAAGGAGCTGGAGGCGCTGCATGTGCCGGTCGACTGCATCGCGGGCACGAGCATGGGCGCGGTGGTGGGTGCACTCTACGCGAGCGGCATGACCGCCGACGAAATCGAGCGCGCGCTGGCGGACCGCAATCTCGGCGACATCGCCTTCGACCGCGACGCGCGCAGTGCGCTCCCCGAGTCGTCGCGCGAGGACGAACTGATGTACCCCATCGGCGTGCCGATGGGTTTTGGCGGAGGGAAGGTGAAATTCCCCAACGGCCTCGTGCAGGGCAATCAGTTCATGGCGCTGTTGCGCACGTTGACCGGCCGCTATCCCGCCGATATCGATTTCGACCGCCTGCCCATTGCGTTCCGCGCGGTCGCGACGGATCTGGAAAGCGGCGAACGCGTCGTGCTGCACAATGGGTCGCTGCCGCTCGCCGTACGGGCGAGCATGGCCGTGCCGGGTCTCTTCGCGCCGGTAAAGCTCGGCGAGCGCACGCTCATCGACGGCGGCACGTCGTCGAATCTGCCGATCGACGTGGCGCGCGAAATGGGCGCCGATGTCGTCATCGCGGTCGACATCGGCACGCAACTCAAGCGCGCCGATCAGCTCGATTCAATGGCCGCCGTGACCTCGCAAATGGTCCGGCTGATGATGATGCGCAACGTGATCGCGCAGAAGGCGAGCTTGCGCGCGGGCGACATCCTGCTTGAGCCCGCGCTGGGCAAGCTGTCGTTTACGGACTTCAGCGTGATCCAGCCGGCCGTTCTGGCGGGGCAGGAGGCGGCCGTGCAACAGCGGGGGCGTCTCGGCGCGCTCTCGCTCGATGCGGGGCAGTACGCGGCGTGGCGCGCGGGGCTGCCGCACGATGCGGCGCTGCCGGTGGACACGCGCATCGCGCGCATTGAAGTCACGACAGGAAGTGGCCTCTCGGGCAGGCACGTCGAAAAAGCCCTGAAACTAAAGCCTGGCGACGTCTACGATGCGGCGGCCGTGGAGAACGCGCTGAACGAACTGGCGCGTCGCGATGGTCTCGAGAGCGTCACGCAAACGCTCACGGGGCCGCCTGGCGAGCGCGTGCTGCAAGTCCAGGCCAACGAGAAAAGCTGGGGCCCGAATTTTCTGCTGTTCGGTCTGGGCCTCTCGACCAATTTCGACGGCGACGGCGCGTTCTCGCTGCAGATCGGGCATCGCCTGCCGTGGATTACGCAGAGCGGTCTTTCCTGGCGCAACGACGTCGTTCTCGGCAGCCGCGTTCTCGGTATGCGCACCGAGTTGCGCCAGCCCGTGTTTGGCGAGGTGTTTCTCGCGCCCTACGCGTCGATCCGCCGCAGCGACCTGAATCTCTACGACGACAACAACGCCAAAGAGCGGCCGCTGCTGATCTACACGCAACAGGATATGCGGGTCGGACTCGATCTCGGCGTACCGCTCGGCAATCGGGGGGAGGGGCGCGTGGGCATTGCGCGTGTGCATACGTCCTACCAGGCGCGATCGTCGATTCTCACCGCGACGCAGGACGCGAACGGCGATGCGTCGGTAACCACGCGGAGCTTGTCGCTGGGCTCGACGTCGCAAACCGTCGCGAACGCCAGCGTCAAGATCGATCAGCTCGACGACGCGGTCTTCCCGCGCCACGGTTTTCACCTCAATACGCTCGTGAGCATGGGACTCGGCAATTCGCAGGCGAGCTACGACATCGCGTATGGGCGCGCGTTGTGGGCGGGGAGCGCGGGCGCATTCAGCATGAACGCCGCGCTGGAGGCGGGCGGCCCGTTTGCGGGTAATCGCAATTCGTCGTGGCAGTTCGGGCTGGGCGGGTTCCAGCATCTGTCGGCGTACTCGCAGGATCAGTTCAGCGGTCCCTATATCCTGTACGGCCGATTGACGGGACTCGCGCAGATCTCGCGCGATGGCGCCGGGCCGCTGCGCGGCGTATTCGCCGGCGTGAGTCTCGAGAGCGGGAACGTGTGGGAGACATCGAGGCAATTCGCGCGCGGTCCGTGGTTGAGCAGCGGCAGCGTGTTCCTCGGCGCGGTGACCGCGATCGGGCCGGTATACTTCGGCGTCGCCGCGGCGGGAGGCGGCGTGCACAACGTCTACTTCCAGTTGGGGAACCGTTTCTGA
- the rpsL gene encoding 30S ribosomal protein S12 yields the protein MPTINQLVRKGRTSEVTKSKSPALQDCPQRRGVCTRVYTTTPKKPNSALRKVAKVRLTNGFEVISYIGGEGHNLQEHSVVLIRGGRVKDLPGVRYHMVRGSLDTQGVKDRKQARSKYGAKRAKATK from the coding sequence ATGCCAACCATCAATCAACTGGTTCGCAAAGGCCGCACTTCGGAAGTCACGAAGAGCAAGTCGCCGGCCCTGCAGGACTGCCCTCAGCGTCGCGGCGTGTGCACGCGTGTGTACACGACGACGCCGAAGAAGCCGAACTCGGCACTTCGTAAAGTTGCCAAGGTTCGTCTGACGAACGGCTTCGAAGTCATTTCGTACATCGGTGGTGAAGGCCACAACCTGCAGGAACACTCGGTTGTGCTGATCCGCGGCGGCCGTGTGAAGGACTTGCCGGGTGTGCGTTACCACATGGTTCGCGGCTCGCTGGATACCCAGGGCGTCAAGGATCGTAAGCAAGCTCGCTCGAAGTACGGCGCGAAGCGCGCGAAGGCTACGAAGTAA
- the rpsG gene encoding 30S ribosomal protein S7, translating to MPRRREVPKREVLPDPKFGNVDVAKFMNVLMLSGKKSVAERIVYGAFEQIQTKGGKDPLEVFTVALNNVKPVVEVKSRRVGGANYQVPVEVRPSRRMALAMRWLREAAKKRSEKSMALRLAGELSEAAEGRGGAMKKRDEVHRMAEANKAFSHFRF from the coding sequence ATGCCGCGTCGTCGCGAAGTCCCCAAGCGGGAAGTGTTGCCGGATCCGAAGTTCGGCAACGTTGATGTAGCCAAGTTCATGAACGTGCTGATGCTCTCCGGCAAGAAGTCGGTTGCCGAGCGTATCGTGTACGGCGCTTTCGAACAGATCCAGACCAAGGGTGGCAAGGACCCGCTGGAAGTGTTCACTGTCGCGCTCAACAACGTGAAGCCGGTGGTGGAAGTGAAGAGCCGCCGCGTTGGTGGTGCGAACTATCAGGTTCCGGTCGAAGTGCGCCCCTCGCGTCGTATGGCATTGGCGATGCGTTGGCTGCGTGAAGCCGCGAAGAAGCGCAGCGAGAAGTCGATGGCCCTGCGCCTGGCAGGTGAACTTTCGGAAGCGGCCGAAGGCCGTGGCGGCGCAATGAAGAAGCGCGACGAAGTTCACCGGATGGCGGAAGCGAACAAGGCGTTCTCGCATTTCCGTTTCTAA
- the fusA gene encoding elongation factor G, which translates to MARKTPIERYRNIGISAHIDAGKTTTTERILFYTGVNHKIGEVHDGAATMDWMEQEQERGITITSAATTAFWKGMGGNYPEHRINIIDTPGHVDFTIEVERSMRVLDGACMVYCAVGGVQPQSETVWRQANKYKVPRLAFVNKMDRTGANFFKVYDQLKNRLKANPVPVVVPIGAEENFKGVVDLLKMKAIIWDEASQGTKFDYVDIPAELVETCNEWREKMIESAAEASEELMEKYLGGEELSEAEVIKAIRDRTIACEIQPMLCGTAFKNKGVQRMLDAVIDFLPSPVDIPPVKGELENGETAERRAADDEKFSSLAFKIMTDPFVGQLIFFRAYSGVVNSGDTVLNSTKGKKERLGRILQMHANNREEIKEVRAGDIAAAVGLKEATTGDTLCDPQHPIVLERMIFPEPVISQAVEPKTKADQEKMGLALNRLAQEDPSFRVQTDEESGQTIISGMGELHLEILVDRMKREFNVEATVGKPQVAYRETIRSTAKDVEGKFVKQSGGRGQFGHAVITLEPNEQGKGYEFLDEIKGGVIPREFIPAVDKGIQETLKAGVLAGFPVVDVKVHLTFGSYHDVDSNENAFRMAGSMAFKEAMRKAQPVILEPMMAVEVETPEDYMGNVMGDLSGRRGIVQGMEDMIGGGKIVRAEVPLSEMFGYSTSLRSLTQGRATYTMEFKHYAEAPRNVADAIISAKAK; encoded by the coding sequence GTGGCTCGCAAGACTCCTATCGAGCGCTACCGCAACATCGGTATTAGCGCTCACATCGACGCCGGCAAGACGACGACGACCGAGCGCATTCTGTTTTACACCGGCGTGAACCACAAGATTGGTGAAGTTCACGACGGCGCTGCGACCATGGACTGGATGGAGCAGGAGCAGGAGCGTGGCATCACGATCACCTCGGCTGCTACGACCGCGTTCTGGAAGGGCATGGGCGGCAACTACCCCGAGCACCGCATCAACATCATCGACACCCCGGGCCACGTCGACTTCACGATTGAAGTCGAGCGCTCGATGCGCGTGCTCGACGGCGCGTGCATGGTGTACTGCGCCGTGGGCGGCGTGCAGCCGCAGTCGGAAACGGTGTGGCGTCAGGCGAACAAGTACAAGGTTCCCCGTCTCGCGTTCGTCAACAAGATGGACCGTACCGGCGCGAACTTCTTCAAGGTCTACGACCAGCTGAAGAACCGCCTCAAGGCGAACCCGGTTCCGGTCGTGGTGCCGATCGGCGCGGAAGAAAACTTCAAGGGCGTCGTCGACCTCCTGAAGATGAAGGCGATCATTTGGGACGAGGCCTCGCAAGGCACGAAGTTCGACTACGTCGACATCCCGGCCGAACTCGTTGAGACGTGCAACGAGTGGCGCGAAAAGATGATCGAGTCGGCTGCCGAAGCCAGCGAAGAGCTGATGGAAAAGTACCTCGGCGGCGAAGAGCTTTCGGAAGCCGAAGTCATCAAGGCGATCCGCGACCGTACGATCGCGTGCGAAATCCAGCCGATGCTGTGCGGCACCGCGTTCAAGAACAAGGGCGTGCAGCGCATGCTCGACGCCGTGATCGACTTCCTGCCGTCGCCGGTGGACATTCCCCCGGTCAAGGGCGAACTCGAAAACGGCGAAACGGCTGAGCGTCGCGCGGCCGACGACGAGAAGTTCTCGTCGCTCGCGTTCAAGATCATGACCGACCCGTTCGTCGGCCAGCTGATCTTCTTCCGTGCGTACTCGGGCGTCGTCAACTCGGGCGACACGGTGCTGAACTCGACCAAGGGCAAGAAGGAACGCCTCGGCCGTATTCTGCAGATGCACGCGAACAACCGCGAAGAAATCAAGGAAGTTCGTGCCGGCGACATCGCCGCGGCCGTTGGCCTGAAGGAAGCGACCACGGGCGACACGCTGTGCGATCCGCAGCACCCGATCGTGCTCGAACGCATGATCTTCCCGGAGCCGGTGATCTCGCAGGCTGTCGAGCCGAAGACCAAGGCCGACCAGGAAAAGATGGGCCTCGCCCTGAACCGCCTGGCACAGGAAGACCCGTCGTTCCGCGTTCAAACGGACGAAGAATCGGGCCAGACCATCATTTCGGGCATGGGCGAGCTCCACCTCGAAATTCTGGTCGACCGCATGAAGCGTGAATTCAACGTGGAAGCGACCGTCGGCAAGCCGCAGGTGGCTTACCGCGAAACGATCCGCTCCACGGCGAAGGACGTCGAAGGCAAGTTCGTCAAGCAGTCGGGTGGTCGCGGCCAGTTCGGTCACGCAGTCATCACGCTCGAGCCGAATGAACAAGGCAAGGGCTACGAGTTCCTGGACGAGATCAAGGGTGGTGTGATTCCGCGTGAATTCATCCCCGCGGTCGACAAGGGTATCCAGGAAACGCTGAAGGCAGGCGTGCTGGCGGGCTTCCCGGTCGTCGACGTCAAGGTTCACCTGACGTTCGGTTCGTACCACGACGTCGACTCGAACGAAAATGCGTTCCGCATGGCCGGTTCGATGGCGTTCAAGGAAGCCATGCGCAAGGCGCAGCCGGTCATTCTTGAACCGATGATGGCTGTCGAAGTCGAAACGCCGGAAGACTACATGGGCAACGTGATGGGCGACCTGTCGGGCCGTCGCGGTATCGTCCAGGGCATGGAAGACATGATCGGTGGCGGCAAGATCGTTCGCGCCGAAGTGCCGCTGTCGGAAATGTTCGGTTATTCGACGTCGCTGCGTTCGCTGACGCAAGGCCGCGCAACGTACACGATGGAATTCAAGCACTACGCAGAAGCACCGCGTAACGTGGCCGACGCGATCATCAGCGCGAAGGCGAAGTAA